In Monomorium pharaonis isolate MP-MQ-018 chromosome 3, ASM1337386v2, whole genome shotgun sequence, a genomic segment contains:
- the LOC118644831 gene encoding uncharacterized protein LOC118644831 has translation MSVKTKQVMLSLQEENIIVQGGWLEDMHMEHFNHLLKSNSSYKPVSTLQTYIPDTIPSISENEKHIQILHSSDFNFDIYEPSSLHLSKLHELLNTNGHWVCSYYDRKDIYIFDSSNKKKLHKRHEQVLRRLFPFYPFDKKPIIFPTVQQQPNCSDCGVFAIAFATSLLFNIKPEKVRYDVSKMRSHLLDLFQFNKIEHFPQDLLYGVPQTVFPLAIIRAKEAEAFRLRTKRQSKKIQSQELNKQKICTSQQIKKELSSISISKNIKQFNKSQNELCVENIDCNNKDKNNVKIYDISKDIENNFPNNHLQNKNNFGVKHVNKEKCQREMTLSFRTEKYYCSK, from the coding sequence atgtctgtaaaaacaaaacaagTAATGCTTTCGTtacaagaagaaaatattattgttcaaGGTGGATGGTTAGAAGATATGCACATGGAGCATTTTAAtcatcttttaaaaagtaattcaaGTTATAAACCCGTTAGTACATTGCAAACTTACATTCCTGATACAATACCGTCTATAtcagaaaatgaaaaacatatacagattttacatagttctgattttaattttgatatttatgaaCCTAGTTCATTACATTTATCTAAGTTACATGAGCTATTGAATACAAATGGACATTGGGTGTGCAGTTACTATGATAGAAaagacatatatattttcgatTCGTCTAATAAAAAGAAGTTGCACAAACGTCATGAACAAGTTTTGAGacgattatttccattttatccTTTTGATAAAAAGCCTATAATATTTCCTACTGTGCAACAACAACCAAACTGTAGCGATTGTGGTGTTTTTGCAATAGCTTTTGCTACttcgttattatttaacattaaacccGAAAAAGTAAGATACGATGTTAGTAAAATGCGCTCGCATTTATTAGATCTTTTTCAGTTTAATAAGATTGAGCACTTTCCACAAGATCTATTGTATGGTGTGCCTCAGACAGTGTTTCCATTAGCAATAATAAGAGCAAAAGAGGCTGAAGCATTTCGTTTACGTACAAAAcgtcaaagtaaaaaaattcagtcacaagaattaaataaacaaaaaatttgcacttctcagcaaattaaaaaagaattatcaaGCATatcaatatcaaaaaatattaagcagTTTAATAAGTCTCAAAATGAGTTGTGTGTAGAAAATAtcgattgtaataataaagataaaaataacgtaaaaatttaCGACATAAGCaaagatatagaaaataattttcctaataatcatctgcaaaataaaaacaattttggaGTTAAACATGTTAATAAAGAGAAATGTCAACGAGAAATGACGCTGTCGTTCAGAACAGAAAAGTATTATTGCTCAAAATGA